In the Triticum aestivum cultivar Chinese Spring chromosome 2B, IWGSC CS RefSeq v2.1, whole genome shotgun sequence genome, gcaCCACGTTACAGTAGCATCTCCGTGAGTTCAAAAAAAAATAGTAGCGTCTCCCAACATTTTTCGTACGTGTAGCATTGCTGGGCATGTCACGCGATCCTAGTTCGTAGACCCCCGGGGCTCATTCCTTCCGTCGACCGTCCTTCGCTTCTTCTCCGCCACAGCGCACCGATCCCCAAGCCTTCGTCCTCACTCACGCGGGCACAGACGCATTTCCCCAGAGTCCGACTGCATCCACAGTCCGCGCTCGTGCTGCGCCCACGTCCGGGGGACCCACCACCGGCCCCGCCTCCGCCTCCATAACTCCATTAACTACCTTGAAGTCGAGCTTGCCTTCAAGAGTTGAGCCATCGCCAGTTCACCACCTTGCAGTTACAGTCGTCACACTCCCCCGCCGTCTCCGCATACCATAACTAGTAATAGCTCCACCGCTTGTTCTGCTCCTCGTCCCTTTCTTGCTTGCTCGATGCAACGGCAGGAATTGACGACGTGGTAAGGGTCTGCGCGTGAGCTGAGCTGAGCTCGTCGGAAGAATGGGAGAATTtgcggcggcgggcgaggcgggGGGCCAAGAAGCGGAGCAAGACGAGCAGGGGAGGCTCGCGACGGCACTGGACGCCATAAACTCTCTCatctctgcctccttctccgcctccctCTTCCCGCTCAAGTGGCAGCTCATCAGGGACAGGTTCAACCGGCTCCACGCCGGCCTCGCGGACATCACCGTCATCGCGGCCTCCGACGGCCAGGAGAGGCACGAGGCGTTCGATGGCCTCCTACGGGACGTCGTTGACGCGGTGAGGAAGGCGCGGGAGCTGGTGCCGCGGAGCCAGGGGCGGCACTACGGAGGCGGTAAGCTGCGGCTGCGGAGCGACCTCGACGTCGTTGCGTCCACGCTCGACACGCACCTGGCGCGGCTGGACGAGATATGCGCCTCGGGCTCGCTGACGCGCGCGCGGGCGCTCGTCGTGCCGCGGCCGTGCGCCGGCGCCAGCCGCGAGGACCTGCGGTTCTACGTGCGCGACCTCTTCGCCAGGCTCCGGGTCGGCGGAGCGGAGATGCGGAGGGAGGCCGCCGCCGCGCTCAACGAGGTGCTGCGCGACGACGACAAGTCCGTGCGGGTCGTCGTGTCCGACGTCGCCGACGGAATTGGCGTCCTCATTGGGCTGCTCGAGTCCCCGGACGCTTGCGTCCAAGAAGAGGCCCTGGATGCCATCTCGGTGATCGCCGGGTATGACGCTTCTTGCAAAGGCGACCTTGTCAGCGGCGGCGTCATCGCTCCGGTGATCCGGGTTCTTAACACGGGCGCCGGGACGGCAGCGAAGGAGCGGGCGGCTCGGGTGCTCAGCAAGCTCACCGAGAACGCCGACAACGCGTGGGCCGTCGCCGCGCACGGCGGAGTCACGGCATTGGTCAACATCTGCTCCGACCACCGTGCCAGCGGCGGCGAGCTCGTGTGCGCGGCGTGCCGGGTGCTGAGGAGCCTCGTGGGCGTCCAGGAGATAAGGAAGTACATGGTGGCCGACGCCGGGGCGGTACCGGTGCTCGTGTCGCTCTTGCAGGGCCCCGCGGACGAGGGGGCGCAAATCCAGGCAATGGAGCTCCTCGCGGCGATCGCCTCCGGAGACAGCTCATCCAGGGAGGTGGTGCTCCAAGAAGGCACCGCCGAGTCCCTCGTCCGCGCGCTGGACCCGGGCATCCCGCGCTCCTCAAAGACACGGGAGGTGGCGCTCCGCGCCATCGACGCGCTGTGCTTCTCGTCGCCGGACTCGATCGACCGGCTCATCGGCGCCGTCTTCCTCAACCGCGTGCTCTTCTTCCTCCGTAACGGCGACACCACGCTGCAGCACTCCGCCTTAAAAGCGGCGCACCGGCTGTGCCACGTGTCGGAGGAGACCAAGAAGGCGATGGGGGACGCCGGGTTCATGCCGGAGCTGGTGGGCATCGTCCAGGCGGCCAAATCCCTGGAGACGAGGGAGATGGCCGCGGAGGCGCTCTGCGCCATGATGTCCGTGCACCGCAACCGGAAGCGCTTCGTCCAGGATGACCGCAACGTGGCGCAGATACTGCAGCTGCTAGGCCCCGACGAGGAGAAGCCCTCGCCGGCGAAGCGGTTCTTGCTGTCGACGCTGGTGCATCTGGCGGACAGCAACTCCGGCCGGAGGAAGATCATGTCATCGGAGCACGTGAGGTAATCACAACATTAAAACGATCGAATGATAATTCTGGACTTCTGAATACATTGATGCTGACAACATTTGTTGGAACCTTTTACGAATGTCAGGAACCTCGAGAAGCTTGCCGAGACCAACGTGACGGACGCTAAGAAGATCGTGAAGAAGCTTGGCGGGAGCAAGCTGAGGAACATGTTCCATGGCATTTGGAGCCTGTGACCTTGATTGTGTGTCCGGCACTAGTTCTTGATTGTGCTGTCTGCATGGGTAGCTAACACATATGTTCACTCCATATTTTGTTACAGTGAATGAACGAATGAGTCTCTCCAGTGTATTCGAGTGCTCGGCGATGTGTTGCTCCTGTGTCGCTCCTGACACAGCACGGGCACTGGCACTCTCCTCTGTATATTGCTCGTCTCTGTGAAATAAAAGTATAATCATTCAAAGCCATTCCACAATGTAGGAGATGTATCATTAGAATGGCAAATCGATCGGTCTGAGTCAGTATCTCATGGTAGGGCCGCCTGCGCGTTATGATCTCTGTTTTTTCAGTACCACTAGCAGTGGTACAGTGGGGATCGAGAGCCTGCCTACCTGGCCGACGTACTCTACCAACGCCGATGAGTTATGATGCTGTGCTCCGGTGATCGCAATAAGTTGGCCGCTTTCCTTTTTTTCTCCTTTACCCCAGTCCCAGTCCCATCCATGTGGATTGCAATCGAAACCGTGGGTCATGGATCGATCGGCATCTGGTCCTCTTCTCCGGGGTGACTGCAGCATGTAGCCGTGTCTCCGATCATGGACCTGTGTAGTACTCCGGATGTACTCTGGTCAAAGGAGGACGATGTAGATTATGCGCCTGATCTTGCAAGGACATTCTGTGGTAATGCTGATGGATGTTTATTAGTGCTCCTTTACGCTGTAGGTTTGGTTCCCTTTTCATCGCAGAGCCCTGCTGGTCCGGCTCTGTCTGCTGTACCTTAATCTGTTATTACTGATACATTTGTCGGGGTTGCTGTGTGTTGTTCATGCCTCGCTCTCGAGCCTAACTGACTGAAAGCACACTAACCTTATTATTTGCTAGCATGATGGCTGCATTTCTTGGTCTCTGTCCCCCTAGAATCCAAACAAGCCAACTACACGGCTGTTGTATTCCGTATTCTGGTCACGTGCTTCAGGTTTTGGACAAGCTCGTTCAGCGTGACTTGAGAACAGAAGGCGGGCCGAGTTGTTGTGAGTGGTGACATCTGACCGGTGGGTCTTTGGCACGAGTGTCAGGGCAACGGACGATGCGTCTTCAATCACGAAATCATCCGTCTGGACTGATCATTTTTCCTTTGGGCTTGAGctagtttactagtactacttcaCCTTGGTTAGTCAGCTGAGCTGATCTGATCTGGTCTGCCTTTTCATGCGGACATGAGAAGGCGAGCGAGCTGCCTTTTCATGGAACCATCGGTAAGCAAGCAAGAAACATACACAGAGACTTAATTAATCTGGGACAGTGTGTGGGGTGAGTGGGAACGTCCTCCTCGCTGTTTCATCGATCCGCTACTACTGATGCTAGGCTTGGGCTGCGTCGTGGCATCGGTCCTGATGATAAGCAACATGTCTCCGAGGCAGTTGAGTGCCTTTCTGCAGCAAGCAAAAACGCTTTTTGGTTAGTCTGTCAACGCAGCAGGTAGTCCTAAAAACATGCTCTAGCAAAAACTGTGAGGTGATTGTTGAGTTAGGCTGTCTGCCTCGTCTGCATGTTGTTTGCTCGAGTGCTTTGCTCTCTTCCCTATTTTTTTTTCTACGAGTAGTTGACCACCTTAGAAAAATCTGAAACATTATCATAGTAATTTCACAACAAGAGTGGGGGAATCTCAGTTGATGAGGGCATCAATTGTTTTCCGTGTTTGCGTTGTTTGTGAATGTGCAGTGCACCGTAAGTGCAAAAATGATTCGCTGATTCGTGCTAGTGGAAAATAAGAATGACTCCGATAAAGAAAATGGCATCTTAAATTGTGACATGATTGCGTCTGTAGTCCAACGGTTAGGATAATTGCCTTCCAAGCAATAGACCCGGGTTCGACTCCCGGCAGACgcattttttctatttttattttcgtTAAGGCCGCTCTGAATCACACCAGGCCGTGCACCACCGCATGTCAGGCCCAGCATCATACCAGGCCATTGACTTCCGATGATGGCTTGGCTGGGCCACTATGAGCAAATCCTCTTTGCCAACAGTTCTAAAAACGTTTTTCTTCTATCATGTTTTCTGAGTTTTATGTGTTTCGGCTGGTTTTCTTACTTCGGCggttttatattcatttttaaaataccacAGGACACATGtagtaagcaatccaaacaattcagaaaaaaaaatcttCATGTATATTAATAAATGTATGAATTTAAAAATATCCATGGATTTTGACATATTCTTAAATTTCAACAAAATCCTCATCAATTtggaaaatattcatgaattttttgAAAAACAACAATTTTAAAAAATAGACATCAGttttaaatatgttcatgaattaaaaatatCCACAAATTAAAGACAATTCGTCATCCAAAACAATTACAAACTTTTAAGAAAGTTCATGGACTTAGAAAATATTTCAAAATTGGAAAATATTCAAAAATTTGACAAACATGCATGAATTTAAAAATGCTCACAATTTCTAAAATCTTTataaatttaaaaacaaaaaaattagaggGAAAAAGGAAAAGGGATAATTATAACaagacagaaaataaaaaaatgattcaATAACAAAACAAAAggcgaaaataaataaataaaaaccatCGAAACTTTTCCAAAACCGGTttaaggttcccaaaaccagagcTAAGATGGACTGGTCCTTAAGTGAACACACGTGAGCAAGCATTTTTAAAATACCACAGGACACATGtagtaagcaatccaaacaattcagaaaaaaaaatcttCATGTATATTAATAAATGTATGAATTTAAAAATATCCATGGATTTTGACATATTCTTAAATTTCAACAAAATCCTCATCAATTtggaaaatattcatgaattttttgAAAAACAACAATTTTAAAAAATAGACATCAGttttaaatatgttcatgaattaaaaatatCCACAAATTAAAGACAATTCGTCATCCAAAACAATTACAAACTTTTAAGAAAGTTCATGGACTTAGAAAATATTTCAAAATTGGAAAATATTCAAAAATTTGACAAACATGCATGAATTTAAAAATGCTCACAATTTCTAAAATCTTTataaatttaaaaacaaaaaaattagaggGAAAAAGGAAAAGGGATAATTATAACaagacagaaaataaaaaaatgattcaATAACAAAACAAAAggcgaaaataaataaataaaaaccatCGAAACTTTTCCAAAACCGGTttaaggttcccaaaaccagagcTAAGATGGACTGGTCCTTAAGTGAACACACGTGAGCAAGCATTTTTAAAATACCACAGGACACATGtagtaagcaatccaaacaattcagaaaaaaaaatcttCATGTATATTAATAAATGTATGAATTTAAAAATATCCATGGATTTTGACATATTCTTAAATTTCAACAAAATCCTCATCAATTtggaaaatattcatgaattttttgAAAAACAACAATTTTAAAAAATAGACATCAGttttaaatatgttcatgaattaaaaatatCCACAAATTAAAGACAATTCGTCATCCAAAACAATTACAAACTTTTAAGAAAGTTCATGGACTTAGAAAATATTTCAAAATTGGAAAATATTCAAAAATTTGACAAACATGCATGAATTTAAAAATGCTCACAATTTCTAAAATCTTTataaatttaaaaacaaaaaaattagaggGAAAAAGGAAAAGGGATAATTATAACaagacagaaaataaaaaaatgattcaATAACAAAACAAAAggcgaaaataaataaataaaaaccatCGAAACTTTTCCAAAACCGGTttaaggttcccaaaaccagagcTAAGATGGACTGGTCCTTAAGTGAACACACGTGAGCAAGCATTGCCATATTGCTCGCAATGAGCCATACGTAGCATTTGCATCTCCGTGCGCGCGCTTAAGCAATTCGGTCATTTGGATGGGTCAACAAGCAGTGTATTATTTTCCTTCtgttttcttatttttcattttgtaaATTTTACTACCTCCATTCTTTAATATaagaaacgtcttatattaaggaatggAGGTGCTATTATTTTTTGGACCACTAATTATTGGTGTTTTAAATATTAGTTTGTCTTGTAATGTCCATCCACATATTGTTTACCAGAGTGTTTTCATTCTTCCTTTTGTTATTTCTTGATATAGTTAGTTGACAGCCTCAGAAAAAATTGAATAACCCCATTGTTACTAGAGCAATttcaataataacaataataaactATTTGATGGCCTCATCAAATAGTCTTTGCTAACTTTTCCAGTGCGCATTCCGTAAGCATGGGTGGATTTGCTGACTTATGGTGGTGGGGTAGAAAGGAAATACCAATGAGATTTTAAGGTGTTTCATCTTAAAATGGAAACATCAAAGCATCTGTAGTCCAACGGTAAGGATAATTGCCTTCCAAGCAATAGATCCGGGTTCGACTCCCGGCAGACGCAATATAATTAGGTGCGTTAACTTGTTTCAACGGTCTGGAGTGCCACTgttctttcctttttatttatgttattataGGAATATTACGCTCTCTGACATAACACAAATGGACCAATGCTTTTGCACAACCACGGTTATGAATGGACCTATGCCTTTGCACAACCAGGCGCCACGGCCCAGCACGACTCTACGTCGTTGCCTTCACACACCTTGCGCTCCGGAAAACCCTATTTGCCGCTCTCTGCGGCAAATTGTCGAGCCGTCGCATAGACAGGGCGAGCGAGCGAGCaatttgggccggcccatctgTTGTACGTAGAAGGTTCCGGTTTTAGGAATCTTCCAGAGGTTGCCCAGCAGTTTtttcggttttgggaaccttctagaaggttcctagaCCGGTcaatctttttttttccttttctgttcctgtttccttctcttttttgtttctcttttttcttttatttatgttttttcctgtttcttttgtTAGACATTTACAAATAATTgttccaaatttcaaaaaatgttcgcgtgTTCAAAATTTCATTCACAATTTAAAAAATGTCCATGTTTCAAAAAATGTCcaggattttcaaaaaatgttcttgatttctgAATTTATTCACAAATTCAGTAattgttcatgtttcaaaatttgttcttgttttcaaaattttgttcatgatttcaaaatattttcatgttTGAAAAACTTTCAGGGATTTCAACAAATGTACTTGATTTCCAAATTTCCCTTTTCTTTTATCTTCACTTTTTTTCAAAATATTCAaaatttgtttgtgtttccacAAAATGTTCAGTTTTCagaaaaatgttctcaaaattaaAAAATTGTTCTTGTTACGTAAAAAAGTTCAAAACTTACGACATTCATATAATGTACCagattttcaattttttgttcacattttcaaaaaatgttcgtacttccaaatttgttcgggatttttcaaatttgtttgcggtttcaaaatttgttctcggcattcaattttttttcattcttTATGAAAtcgttcgcgcttccaaatttgttcttcttttcaaaatttgttctcaagattcaaaaaaatgttcatgctttaaaaaattgtcCGTGCTTCCAAAattgttctccgtttcaaaatttgttctcaagattctaaaaatgttcgtgcttcaaaaaatgttcatgatcaatttttgttctcaatttcaaaattttgttccctaaattcaaaaaaatgatcgGAATTTTTAGAAGTGTTCATTTTATCAAAactttgttcacatattcaaaaaaagttcaagcTTTCGAGTTTTCCTTCTAAAGTTTTAAAAGAGTTCGCTTTTTAAAAAACACTTTAAAAAAATAATGTTCACGTTTGGAATTTCACAAAATGGTCGGATCTACATTAACTTTTAGCTTCGCGCGCGTAAGTAAAGCGAGAAAGGTTATCTGTCCCGTTGGCTAGGCTCGTGCGTTCCTAGAACAAGGTCCCTGGTTCGATCCCTCCCTGGAGCAGTGATTTTTGGGATTTTTTTCACTGCGttgcgctaatgggccggcccagctggagACGCGCCTGTGCGTCCGCTCGACAATTCGCCGCAACGAGCGGCGCATAGGAGCTCTCTTGCGCTCCtccctcaaaaaataaaaaatcacaACGCTCACAATTTCCCTTTTTTTGTTATTTTCTAGAATATGTGTATATCGTTATTTTTcccaaatgataagtgtcacatGTGACACGAATCACTCCGCCCCCGACGTTTTTTAGAACTAAAGTTGCAATccgaaaaggaaaaacaaaaccaAAGAAACAAAATTGAAACTGGACATCTGAAAAGAAAGTGGTCATGCTtgacaactaaagttgtcatccttGCGTCACTAAATTGCCATCAAAGATGTTTGGAGTTGCCATGTGTTCGTGTCACACATGCGGCACTTATCAGGGTCCTATTTTTTGAGATAAATATTGCACTCTATTTCAAGTAATAATGTTCGAGGGAATACAAATCGTAACTTACACTCTTAAGAAGTTGGTCTCAATTCTTTAAACATGCAAATTGTCCACTTCAATATTCTACGAAGCACCCACTACTTCCATTATCCCAACATGCAGCTATGCCATGTCAGCATAAATGCCACGTTGGACCTTCAGTTGCAAAGACGAACCAATCGGcaaacatctctctctctctcaccagcCCCTCCCGATCTCTCTCCCAGTGTTTTTCCCCATGGAAAATATATATATCCTAGCAAATATCCAGTCCTCTCCCCGACGCAGTGCCTCAAATCTTCCCCCACGAAATAGGTTCAACTTCCTCTTCATCTTCTCGAACCCTCATCAAATATTTTGCAACCGAAGCTGATAGATTTTCTTCCCCCTCCATCAAATCCCACTACTCTAGTGATTCAGATGATCTTCCATCTAGTATGTATTTTTGCTCACATGTGTGTGCATGTGTAACTTGGCAGTGTGAGGTGGTGAGCGATGGTGAAAGCCGGATAGGTGTCCCTCCCAGGCggcgagtgaaggaaatatgccctagaggcaataataaagttattatttatttccttatttcatgataaatgtttattattcatgctagagttgtattaatcagaaacttagtacatgtgtgaatacatagacaaaacatattgtccctagtatgtctctacttgactagctcgttaatcaaagatggttatttttcttaaccatggacatgtgttgtcgtttgatgaacgggatcacatcatggacatgacccatatgttagcttagcattatgatcgttacagtttcattgctacttctttcttcatgacttatacatgttcctcagactatgagattatgcaactcccaaatatcggaggaacactttgtgtgctaccaaacgtcacaatgtaaaaggctgattataaaggtgctctataggtgtctccgaaggtgtttgttgggttggcatagatcgagattaggatttgtcactccgtgtttcagagaggtatctctgggccctctcggtaatgctcatcactataagccttgcaagcaatgtgactaatgagttagttgcgagatgaagtattacagaacaagtaaagagacttgccggtaacgagattgaactaggtatgatgataccgatgattgaatctcgggcaagtaacataccgatgacaaagggcacAACGTATGttgtatgcggtttgaccgataaagatcttcgtagaatatgtaggagccaagatgatgaggacatcaataccattgttacacccacaacccctgctgctatacatactggaccaattactagagctcgcgcacgccaactaaattaccaggtactttcgtttcttggtaatgattctaatgttcatgagaatatgatgctgcctaaattggatacatttgttttgcttacaaaatgaagggcctagcttggagaaggatga is a window encoding:
- the LOC123044550 gene encoding vacuolar protein 8, whose product is MGEFAAAGEAGGQEAEQDEQGRLATALDAINSLISASFSASLFPLKWQLIRDRFNRLHAGLADITVIAASDGQERHEAFDGLLRDVVDAVRKARELVPRSQGRHYGGGKLRLRSDLDVVASTLDTHLARLDEICASGSLTRARALVVPRPCAGASREDLRFYVRDLFARLRVGGAEMRREAAAALNEVLRDDDKSVRVVVSDVADGIGVLIGLLESPDACVQEEALDAISVIAGYDASCKGDLVSGGVIAPVIRVLNTGAGTAAKERAARVLSKLTENADNAWAVAAHGGVTALVNICSDHRASGGELVCAACRVLRSLVGVQEIRKYMVADAGAVPVLVSLLQGPADEGAQIQAMELLAAIASGDSSSREVVLQEGTAESLVRALDPGIPRSSKTREVALRAIDALCFSSPDSIDRLIGAVFLNRVLFFLRNGDTTLQHSALKAAHRLCHVSEETKKAMGDAGFMPELVGIVQAAKSLETREMAAEALCAMMSVHRNRKRFVQDDRNVAQILQLLGPDEEKPSPAKRFLLSTLVHLADSNSGRRKIMSSEHVRNLEKLAETNVTDAKKIVKKLGGSKLRNMFHGIWSL